Proteins from a genomic interval of Bradyrhizobium sp. CCBAU 53340:
- a CDS encoding WD40 repeat domain-containing protein, with translation MDTMDAEAPTLYDLLGRHWTVGAGVTNTAFDPAGRCVAFALADGAVAIAPVADVEPPQDRCRVELDMGRTTISPRQKPVPPLTKVIISDGPLRLAPIGTSEFVTSDHGRLLCISASGVTRAVSNNAAPVDFIAPVPGGGILTASGGSILFYDSKGEVVWLQERIGGRASAIAASSDGLSFAIGADGRLFVRTFGPRPEPATSFEVGPVSALSWSPDGSWLAASVIEAGVVLVRLADAKIIRIPTYPAAVASLSWSADSRILATSGAYRTIAWDVSRLDDHSEQPTNLATGRARFVLVEAVDFHPQGRLVAAGYADGLVVVAKVGRSDELVVRRPGGGAVHGLRWSANGQHLALGTTEGEAAIVTFPPHVFKQLPIRV, from the coding sequence ATGGATACGATGGACGCAGAAGCCCCGACGCTCTATGATTTGCTTGGGCGGCACTGGACGGTAGGTGCGGGCGTAACGAATACCGCGTTTGATCCCGCGGGACGGTGTGTCGCGTTTGCGCTGGCCGATGGCGCTGTGGCGATAGCTCCTGTGGCCGACGTCGAGCCGCCGCAAGATCGCTGCCGCGTGGAACTGGATATGGGGCGGACGACGATTTCACCTCGACAGAAACCAGTGCCACCATTGACGAAGGTGATCATCAGCGACGGCCCGCTCCGTCTCGCTCCGATTGGGACATCGGAATTCGTCACCAGTGACCACGGCCGCTTGCTTTGCATTTCGGCGTCCGGCGTCACACGGGCGGTATCGAACAACGCGGCGCCTGTCGATTTTATTGCCCCCGTACCGGGCGGTGGTATCCTGACTGCTTCCGGAGGGTCGATCCTTTTTTACGATTCCAAGGGTGAGGTTGTCTGGCTGCAGGAGCGGATTGGTGGGCGTGCCTCGGCGATTGCGGCATCATCGGATGGTCTCAGCTTCGCGATCGGGGCCGACGGTCGTCTGTTCGTTCGAACGTTCGGCCCACGGCCAGAGCCGGCCACTTCGTTCGAGGTGGGACCTGTCTCTGCGTTGTCGTGGAGTCCCGATGGAAGCTGGTTAGCTGCGTCAGTGATCGAAGCGGGCGTTGTCTTGGTGCGCCTTGCAGACGCGAAGATCATCAGGATTCCCACATATCCCGCAGCCGTCGCATCTCTTTCGTGGAGCGCGGACTCCCGTATCCTTGCCACGAGCGGAGCCTATCGGACAATTGCATGGGACGTTTCTAGGCTTGACGACCACAGCGAGCAACCGACGAACCTCGCCACCGGCCGTGCCCGGTTCGTGCTCGTTGAAGCCGTAGATTTCCATCCGCAGGGTAGATTGGTCGCGGCGGGGTATGCCGACGGTCTGGTCGTTGTTGCTAAGGTTGGACGGTCCGACGAATTGGTCGTCAGGCGGCCAGGTGGAGGCGCCGTTCATGGCCTGCGTTGGTCCGCCAACGGCCAACATCTGGCACTCGGAACGACTGAGGGCGAGGCAGCGATCGTGACGTTCCCGCCGCATGTCTTCAAACAGCTTCCCATTCGAGTATGA
- a CDS encoding ABC transporter substrate-binding protein, with translation MTIELSRRGFCIGTALIGLQSASSIAFARTEDGTVKLGLVAPMSGPNARYGAFSLRGAEMAAKEINAAGGVGSRKINVMPADSQGTPVEGVSATRRLIDQNQVDYIIGDVSSSVTLAMQPVAEDAGVLLLNAASSNPMITYKAGVGGFKWTFRNYPTDENRALIVLQYAAEKKGFTKYAVLSVDTDYGRAAITFTKKYLPRFNSQILTEDYYKEGEVDFRSVLSKIRDSGAQAIIMYGNADSTPIVGRQMIEVGIAGKIPLIGNAEFNTASSIKAAPKALEGAIEAAAWLPAYDSPKSKAFVEKFIAEYGEAPNNHAYVHWETVHLLAKAIEQAQSIDRDKVRAALSAIHYESAVGEVTFDDHNQARLPMILLEIEHGKPAIKGAYSAEIDYPK, from the coding sequence ATGACGATTGAGTTGAGCCGACGGGGATTTTGCATCGGGACCGCCCTGATTGGACTACAGTCCGCTTCCTCCATCGCCTTCGCCCGAACTGAGGATGGTACGGTCAAGCTCGGCCTCGTCGCGCCGATGAGTGGGCCGAATGCCAGGTATGGCGCTTTCTCGCTGCGCGGTGCCGAGATGGCGGCGAAAGAGATCAACGCCGCCGGAGGCGTCGGCAGCCGCAAGATCAACGTCATGCCCGCGGACAGCCAGGGGACGCCGGTCGAGGGCGTTTCGGCGACGCGTCGCCTGATCGACCAGAACCAGGTCGACTACATCATCGGCGACGTCTCGAGCTCGGTCACGCTGGCCATGCAGCCGGTCGCCGAGGACGCAGGTGTCCTGCTCCTCAATGCAGCGTCGTCCAACCCGATGATCACCTATAAGGCCGGCGTTGGCGGCTTCAAATGGACGTTCCGCAACTATCCGACTGACGAGAACCGCGCACTGATCGTGCTGCAATACGCCGCCGAGAAGAAGGGCTTTACGAAATACGCCGTTCTCTCGGTCGATACCGACTATGGGCGCGCGGCCATTACCTTCACCAAAAAGTATCTGCCCCGCTTCAACAGCCAGATCCTGACCGAGGATTACTATAAGGAAGGCGAGGTCGACTTCCGCAGCGTGCTCTCCAAGATCCGCGATTCCGGCGCCCAGGCCATCATCATGTATGGCAATGCAGATTCGACGCCCATCGTCGGTCGCCAGATGATCGAGGTCGGGATCGCCGGCAAAATTCCGCTGATCGGCAACGCCGAGTTCAATACGGCAAGCTCGATCAAGGCGGCGCCGAAGGCGCTCGAAGGCGCCATCGAGGCGGCGGCCTGGCTTCCGGCTTACGACTCCCCGAAGAGCAAGGCGTTCGTGGAGAAGTTCATCGCCGAGTACGGCGAGGCGCCGAACAATCACGCCTATGTGCATTGGGAGACGGTGCACCTGCTGGCCAAGGCGATCGAGCAAGCCCAGAGCATCGACCGCGACAAGGTCCGCGCCGCGCTCTCCGCAATCCACTACGAAAGCGCAGTTGGCGAGGTGACGTTCGACGATCACAACCAGGCCCGCTTGCCGATGATCCTGCTGGAAATCGAGCACGGCAAGCCCGCCATCAAGGGAGCTTACTCGGCTGAGATCGACTATCCGAAGTAA
- a CDS encoding branched-chain amino acid ABC transporter permease, whose amino-acid sequence MFYTVIEQVVNGIVSGSVYAIVAVGMTMIFGVLRAINFAHGEYYMLGTFGAWFAIDYFDLPYPVAIVIGVVATALIAVVVGNLVMQRIVGAPAEAGVLATLGVSLILQNTIILVFGGSYKFFSGGYIEPVTLFGFTLAEQRILIIIVGLIVFVGLELMVTYSRMGKAMRAVSQNIECCAVVGIDVRHIALWTFILGAGLAALSGVLTAPVNVSVYGGMGELITFKTLPIIIMGGLGNVRGTFVAAMILGIAESLVATYVGLQFRDTVGFATLMLVLMWRPHGLFSAQARF is encoded by the coding sequence ATGTTCTACACGGTCATCGAGCAGGTCGTTAACGGCATCGTATCCGGATCAGTCTACGCGATCGTTGCCGTCGGTATGACGATGATCTTCGGCGTGCTGCGCGCCATCAATTTCGCTCACGGCGAATACTACATGCTGGGGACCTTCGGCGCCTGGTTCGCGATCGACTATTTCGATCTGCCCTATCCGGTGGCGATCGTGATCGGTGTGGTGGCGACGGCCTTGATCGCGGTCGTCGTCGGTAACCTCGTGATGCAGCGGATCGTGGGAGCCCCGGCCGAGGCGGGCGTTCTTGCGACCCTCGGCGTTTCTCTGATCCTCCAGAACACCATCATTCTGGTGTTCGGCGGCAGCTACAAGTTCTTCTCCGGCGGCTATATCGAGCCGGTCACGCTGTTTGGCTTCACGCTGGCCGAGCAGCGCATCCTCATCATCATCGTCGGCCTCATCGTGTTCGTCGGCCTCGAGCTGATGGTCACCTACAGCCGGATGGGCAAGGCGATGCGCGCGGTCTCGCAGAATATCGAGTGCTGCGCGGTGGTCGGCATCGACGTCCGCCATATTGCGCTGTGGACCTTCATCCTCGGCGCCGGCCTTGCGGCGCTGTCGGGCGTGCTGACTGCGCCCGTCAACGTCAGCGTCTACGGCGGCATGGGCGAGCTCATCACCTTCAAGACGCTGCCGATCATCATCATGGGCGGGCTTGGCAACGTCCGCGGCACCTTCGTCGCGGCGATGATCCTCGGCATCGCCGAGAGCCTGGTCGCGACCTATGTTGGCTTGCAGTTCCGAGACACCGTCGGCTTTGCGACCCTGATGCTGGTGCTGATGTGGCGTCCGCACGGGCTGTTCTCCGCGCAGGCGCGCTTCTGA
- a CDS encoding branched-chain amino acid ABC transporter permease — MTPAESPIAKTGPDLRIPFGLALAALACVAPLFLGTYPLHAIIIALIFLLPAHGLNLLLGYTGLLSLAQAAFFGIGAYASALLAVHVVTPFYLNFLAAGLVTGAIALPLGIPALRLRSTSFVMCTLGFVIIGQAIAKNWISLTRGDMGLAAIPKPYFALGPASFTVSGTVGFYYLVLAIAALATLVVYLIVRSPAGRNMIAIRENETLAESVGIPTWHYKLIVFMISAVFAGLGGSLYAHYLTVVSPLTFQMYYSTTMLIIVLGGGAGTISGVIFGSLLFVGLTEALRVAPELRMIAYGFFLLALVFYFPNGFAPLIGRFWSFLERRK; from the coding sequence ATGACACCGGCAGAAAGTCCGATCGCCAAGACGGGACCGGACCTGCGCATCCCGTTCGGCCTTGCGCTGGCGGCGCTGGCCTGCGTCGCGCCGCTGTTCCTCGGGACCTATCCGCTGCACGCGATCATCATTGCGCTGATCTTCCTGCTGCCGGCGCATGGTCTCAACCTGCTGCTCGGCTACACCGGGCTGCTGTCGCTGGCGCAAGCGGCGTTCTTCGGCATCGGAGCCTATGCCTCGGCGCTGCTGGCCGTGCATGTCGTCACGCCGTTCTATCTGAATTTCCTCGCCGCCGGCCTTGTGACGGGTGCGATCGCGTTGCCGCTCGGCATTCCCGCGCTGCGGTTGCGCTCGACATCCTTCGTGATGTGCACCCTCGGCTTCGTCATCATCGGGCAGGCGATCGCCAAAAACTGGATCAGCCTGACGCGCGGCGACATGGGCCTGGCGGCGATACCGAAGCCTTACTTTGCGCTGGGGCCGGCCTCGTTCACGGTATCCGGCACCGTCGGCTTCTACTATCTGGTGCTCGCGATCGCGGCGCTGGCGACGCTGGTCGTTTATTTGATCGTGCGTTCGCCGGCCGGCCGCAACATGATCGCCATTCGCGAGAACGAGACGCTGGCGGAATCCGTCGGCATCCCCACGTGGCACTACAAACTGATCGTCTTCATGATCAGCGCCGTTTTTGCCGGGCTCGGCGGCAGTCTTTATGCCCACTACCTCACTGTGGTGAGCCCGCTAACTTTCCAGATGTATTATTCGACCACGATGCTGATCATCGTGCTCGGCGGCGGGGCAGGGACCATCTCAGGCGTCATCTTCGGAAGCCTGCTGTTCGTCGGCCTCACCGAAGCCCTGCGCGTCGCGCCGGAACTGCGCATGATCGCCTACGGCTTCTTCCTGCTCGCCCTCGTATTCTACTTCCCGAACGGCTTCGCACCGCTGATCGGCCGTTTCTGGTCATTCCTCGAGAGGCGCAAATGA
- a CDS encoding ABC transporter ATP-binding protein encodes MNGLPILDISGLCKSYGAVRAVDGVDLHVDRGEICGLIGPNGSGKSTFFDCVTGLAKPSAGAVKLDGQDITGWSLNDIARQGRMLRSFQKTVVFSALDIEENLVIAGQMFTFPGILSTFGIGAAARNRVAALRERARELIKIAGLWDVRFQPAGKLSGGQQKLIQFASMLMPEPKLILLDEPMAGINPKLIERVVDSIRLANTSFGVSFLIIEHNIDVVTSLCRRVVVLDQGRKLAEGTPHEIVQNQAVREAYLGG; translated from the coding sequence ATGAACGGGCTGCCGATCCTCGACATTTCCGGGCTCTGCAAATCCTACGGCGCGGTGCGCGCGGTCGACGGGGTCGACCTGCATGTCGATCGTGGCGAGATTTGTGGGCTGATCGGACCAAATGGCTCCGGAAAGTCCACCTTCTTCGACTGCGTGACCGGGCTTGCCAAGCCGAGCGCCGGGGCAGTGAAACTCGATGGCCAGGACATCACGGGCTGGTCGCTGAACGATATCGCGCGGCAGGGGCGCATGCTGCGCTCGTTCCAGAAGACGGTGGTGTTCTCGGCACTCGATATCGAGGAGAACCTCGTCATCGCCGGCCAGATGTTCACCTTCCCCGGGATCTTGTCGACCTTCGGGATCGGCGCTGCCGCGCGCAATCGTGTTGCGGCCCTGCGGGAGCGGGCGCGCGAGCTGATCAAGATCGCCGGCCTTTGGGATGTGCGCTTCCAGCCCGCAGGAAAACTCTCCGGCGGACAGCAGAAGCTGATCCAGTTCGCCTCGATGCTGATGCCTGAGCCGAAGCTCATCCTGCTCGACGAGCCCATGGCCGGCATCAATCCAAAACTGATCGAGCGCGTGGTTGACAGCATTCGTCTTGCCAACACCTCGTTCGGCGTCAGCTTCCTGATCATCGAGCACAACATCGACGTGGTCACGAGCCTGTGCCGGCGCGTGGTCGTGCTCGACCAGGGGCGCAAGCTTGCGGAAGGCACGCCGCACGAGATCGTCCAGAACCAGGCAGTGCGGGAGGCCTATCTCGGTGGCTGA
- a CDS encoding ABC transporter ATP-binding protein, which produces MAEPSLSIKGLRAGYGSLDILNGVDLDVPQGQFVALMGPNGAGKSTLLKTLYGMTTVKGGSINWQGKDISALKSRAILAEGISWVPQGRCNFPVMTVDENLQMAAYTLRDSKVKAERDYVYDLFPILKTRRNTLAGNMSGGEQQLLEVAMAVLQRPKILLVDEPSVGLSPTAIGIVFDELARINAAGQTILLVEQNTKKAMQVAQRAVILRLGKVIWDGRPADITHDELGELFLTGRMRGETDVEH; this is translated from the coding sequence GTGGCTGAACCCTCTCTTTCGATCAAGGGCCTGCGCGCGGGATACGGCTCGCTCGACATCCTCAACGGCGTCGATCTCGACGTGCCGCAAGGCCAGTTCGTCGCGCTGATGGGCCCGAACGGCGCAGGCAAATCGACGCTCCTCAAGACGCTCTACGGCATGACGACCGTCAAAGGCGGCAGCATCAATTGGCAGGGCAAGGACATCTCGGCTCTCAAGTCGCGCGCGATCCTGGCCGAAGGCATCTCCTGGGTGCCGCAGGGCCGTTGCAATTTTCCTGTCATGACGGTCGACGAGAATTTGCAGATGGCCGCTTATACCTTGCGCGACAGCAAGGTGAAGGCGGAACGCGACTATGTCTACGACCTGTTTCCGATCCTGAAGACGCGCCGCAACACGCTCGCCGGCAATATGTCCGGCGGCGAGCAGCAACTGCTCGAGGTCGCGATGGCCGTGTTGCAGCGGCCAAAGATCCTGCTGGTCGACGAGCCCTCCGTCGGCTTGTCGCCGACCGCTATCGGAATCGTGTTCGACGAGCTCGCGCGCATCAACGCGGCCGGGCAGACCATCCTGCTGGTCGAGCAGAACACCAAGAAGGCCATGCAAGTCGCCCAACGCGCCGTCATCTTGCGGCTCGGAAAGGTGATCTGGGACGGCCGGCCTGCCGACATCACTCACGACGAGCTCGGCGAGCTGTTCCTCACCGGCCGCATGCGCGGTGAGACCGACGTCGAGCACTAA
- a CDS encoding aspartate transaminase — protein MTIFVPATRVSRIKISPTTAASARVRELKAAGRDIVDMAIGEPDFDTPDDVKAAAHAAIDRGETKYTAVNGTVALRKGIIADYKRRLGLEYADGEICVGGGAKQILFLALMASVEEGAEVIIPAPYWVSYPDMVIANDGKPVIVRCSENQGFKLTADALEAAITPKTRWLILNAPSNPTGAAYSRSDLEALGAVLLRHPNVLVLSDDIYDQIWYRDEPATTLAAAVPALRDRILLTNGVSKTYAMTGWRIGYAAGPAPLIAAINKLQSQMSSCPSSISQAAAAHALTSDQSFVRDSVKLYKERRDYACARLNAIPGLSCLVPDGAFYLYPGCAGVIGKTTPEGKVIENDLDFVLYLLDGVGVAAVQGAAYGLSPYFRLSIATSMEAIKEACDRIEKACRALR, from the coding sequence GTGACGATCTTCGTGCCGGCCACGCGCGTCTCGCGCATCAAGATTTCCCCGACCACGGCAGCGTCCGCGCGCGTGCGCGAGCTGAAGGCCGCCGGCCGCGACATCGTCGACATGGCGATCGGCGAGCCCGATTTCGACACGCCTGACGACGTCAAGGCGGCGGCGCATGCTGCGATCGATCGCGGTGAGACGAAATACACCGCCGTCAATGGTACCGTGGCGCTGCGCAAGGGCATTATTGCCGACTACAAGCGGCGCCTCGGGTTGGAGTATGCGGACGGCGAAATCTGCGTCGGTGGCGGGGCCAAGCAGATCCTGTTCCTTGCATTGATGGCGAGCGTGGAGGAGGGGGCCGAGGTCATCATTCCCGCGCCCTATTGGGTCTCCTATCCCGACATGGTCATTGCCAATGACGGCAAGCCAGTGATCGTCCGCTGCTCCGAGAACCAGGGTTTCAAGCTCACCGCCGACGCGCTGGAGGCCGCGATCACGCCGAAGACGCGCTGGCTGATCCTCAATGCGCCGTCAAATCCGACCGGCGCGGCCTATTCTCGCAGCGATCTCGAAGCGCTCGGTGCCGTGCTGCTGCGCCATCCGAATGTGCTCGTGCTCTCCGACGACATCTACGACCAGATCTGGTATCGCGACGAGCCTGCGACGACGCTCGCGGCGGCAGTGCCCGCCCTCAGGGATCGCATCCTGCTCACCAACGGCGTGTCCAAGACCTATGCCATGACCGGATGGCGGATCGGTTATGCCGCTGGCCCCGCGCCACTGATCGCGGCGATCAACAAGCTGCAGTCGCAGATGTCGTCTTGTCCGTCGTCGATCAGCCAGGCGGCAGCGGCCCATGCACTGACCAGCGACCAATCGTTCGTGCGCGACAGCGTCAAGCTCTACAAGGAGCGCCGCGATTATGCCTGTGCGCGCCTGAACGCGATCCCCGGCCTGTCGTGCCTGGTGCCCGATGGTGCGTTCTATCTCTATCCCGGCTGCGCCGGTGTGATCGGCAAGACCACGCCTGAAGGCAAGGTCATCGAGAACGATCTCGACTTCGTGCTCTATCTTCTGGACGGCGTCGGCGTCGCCGCGGTGCAGGGCGCGGCCTATGGCCTCTCACCTTATTTCCGACTGTCGATCGCGACCTCGATGGAAGCGATCAAGGAGGCCTGCGACCGTATCGAAAAGGCCTGTCGGGCACTTCGCTGA
- the nac gene encoding nitrogen assimilation transcriptional regulator NAC, which yields MSVDFRKLKSFVKVVDAGSVSRAAGLLRTAQPALSQQIAALESHFKHKLLLRSNHGIVPTEAGLILYRHAQLLLKQIEQAQIDIDQSTKALAGRVSIGLATYSASSTLSLPILKEMSALHPQIIVHINDSFGHVLSELIMTGKMDMAMIYGSGPIKGVKLQPLFREELYLVSRAETASKKSTDEPLPLSALADVKLLLPSQGHFLRRLIDESLARARVTPNVASEIESVSALGAAVTEGLGSTILPASVAAASASSFAGVEVRRLVRPAIEATVSLCVSDHLPLSEPALATRSVLLTVVERLMRSHPQGIRAV from the coding sequence ATGAGCGTCGATTTCAGGAAGCTGAAGAGCTTCGTCAAAGTCGTGGACGCCGGCAGCGTTTCGCGCGCGGCCGGCCTGCTGCGCACGGCGCAACCGGCGCTCTCGCAGCAGATCGCGGCGCTTGAGAGCCACTTCAAGCACAAGCTGCTCCTGCGCAGCAATCACGGCATTGTCCCGACCGAAGCCGGCCTGATCCTTTATCGTCACGCCCAGTTGCTCTTGAAGCAGATCGAGCAGGCGCAGATCGACATCGACCAGTCGACCAAGGCGCTGGCCGGGCGCGTGTCGATTGGACTTGCGACCTATTCGGCGTCGAGCACGTTGTCGTTGCCGATTCTGAAAGAGATGTCCGCGCTGCATCCGCAGATCATCGTCCATATCAACGACAGCTTCGGTCACGTGCTCAGCGAGCTCATCATGACCGGGAAGATGGATATGGCCATGATCTATGGTTCCGGGCCAATCAAGGGCGTCAAGCTCCAGCCGCTGTTTCGCGAGGAGCTGTATCTCGTGTCGCGCGCCGAGACGGCGTCGAAGAAGTCGACGGATGAACCGCTGCCGCTGTCGGCGCTGGCCGACGTCAAGCTGCTGCTGCCGAGCCAGGGGCATTTCCTGCGGCGCCTGATTGATGAATCGCTGGCGCGAGCGCGGGTCACGCCGAACGTCGCCTCCGAGATCGAATCGGTCTCGGCACTCGGTGCGGCCGTGACCGAAGGCTTGGGCTCGACCATCCTGCCTGCCTCAGTCGCCGCCGCCAGCGCGTCGAGCTTTGCGGGCGTCGAGGTGCGGCGGCTGGTCCGCCCCGCCATCGAGGCGACCGTCTCCCTGTGCGTCTCCGATCATCTGCCGCTGTCGGAGCCCGCGCTGGCCACGCGCTCGGTGCTTCTGACCGTGGTCGAGAGGCTGATGCGCAGTCATCCGCAAGGTATCCGGGCGGTCTAA